One segment of Ficedula albicollis isolate OC2 chromosome 2, FicAlb1.5, whole genome shotgun sequence DNA contains the following:
- the PSCA gene encoding prostate stem cell antigen: MKALPVLLLGALLCVDPGSSLQCYNCSSQLSNSNCMTKEECGEKDMCRTEVIRVVGLFSIITKGCDSSCKEDYQDFKVGNRNISCCSSDLCNVNAAGAVRSSYGLAGGVAAGVLWTLLSKF; the protein is encoded by the exons ATGAaagctctccctgtgctcctgctgggagctctccTGTGCGTGGACCCAG GTTCATCTTTGCAGTGCTACAactgctcctcccagctcagcaacTCCAACTGCATGACGAAGGAGGAGTGTGGCGAGAAGGACATGTGCAGGACAGAAGTGATCC ggGTCGTGGGGCTCTTCAGCATCATCACCAAGGGATGTGACTCCTCGTGTAAAGAAGACTACCAGGACTTCAAGGTGGGCAACAGGaacatctcctgctgcagcagtgacctcTGCAACGTCAACGCCGCGGGCGCGGTGAGGTCCAGCTACGGGCTGGCCGGAGGGGTGGCGGCCGGCGTGCTCTGGACCCTCCTCAGCAAGTTTTGA